In Aquimarina sp. TRL1, a single window of DNA contains:
- the rluF gene encoding 23S rRNA pseudouridine(2604) synthase RluF encodes MSEKKLVRLNKYLSEVGYCSRREADKLIDQGRVTINNKVPEMGTKVAPEDIIHVDGALITEPKEKHVYLAFHKPVGIVCTTAQNEKDNIIDYINYPKRIFPIGRLDKPSEGLIFLTSDGDIVNKILRARNNHEKEYIVTVNKVISTDFIKRMANGIPILGTVTRKCTVEQLNKYDFRIVLTQGLNRQIRRMCEYLGYEVLKLKRIRIMNVSLDIPLGQWRDLSQQELQTLRDDTQNSGGTEEFSSEEKHRSPRRKEAKNETSKRQRKEFPKRKKNVSSSKRKRRDR; translated from the coding sequence ATGTCAGAAAAAAAACTTGTCCGATTAAACAAATACCTCAGCGAAGTAGGATATTGCTCTCGTAGGGAAGCTGACAAGCTAATAGATCAGGGACGTGTCACTATTAATAATAAAGTTCCTGAAATGGGAACAAAAGTTGCTCCGGAAGATATTATCCATGTAGATGGAGCTCTTATTACTGAACCTAAAGAGAAGCATGTCTACCTTGCTTTTCACAAACCCGTAGGTATTGTCTGTACGACTGCTCAGAATGAAAAAGACAATATCATCGATTATATCAATTATCCTAAAAGAATCTTCCCTATTGGTCGGCTGGATAAACCGAGCGAAGGTTTGATATTTCTAACTAGTGACGGAGATATTGTCAACAAAATATTACGTGCGAGAAACAATCACGAAAAAGAATATATTGTCACTGTTAATAAGGTAATCAGTACCGATTTTATCAAAAGAATGGCTAATGGAATTCCTATTTTGGGTACTGTAACCAGAAAATGCACAGTGGAACAATTAAACAAATATGACTTTCGGATCGTACTGACACAGGGGTTAAATCGTCAGATTAGAAGAATGTGTGAGTATTTGGGGTATGAGGTTTTAAAACTAAAGCGAATTCGCATTATGAATGTCTCTCTGGACATTCCTCTAGGTCAATGGAGAGACCTTAGTCAACAAGAGCTACAAACCCTACGAGACGACACCCAAAACTCTGGAGGGACTGAAGAGTTTTCTTCAGAAGAGAAACATCGCTCTCCCAGAAGAAAAGAAGCAAAGAATGAAACTTCGAAAAGACAACGCAAGGAATTCCCAAAACGAAAAAAGAACGTTTCTTCCTCTAAAAGAAAGCGAAGAGATCGATAA